The segment TGCCGGAACATCCCAGTTTGATGTGACCGGTTTTCAGCCGGCCAACGTGAGCGCCACAAACAATCAGTCAACCACGTCGAATTACAGCAGTTCCATCACTACCTATGACTCGCTCGGGCAGCCACACACAGTAACCGTCTATTACAGGAAGGGCTGGCAGGAGATTGCGGCCGGCGTCCAGACAAACGTGTGGGAGTGGTATGCGGAGGCGGATGGAACAGACACGCTTTCGAAGTGGGGCTACCTGAGGTTCAACAATAATGGCGTCCTTGTCTCCGGCGGCGACCCGCAGTCAATCATCTTTAACTTCGGCGGCGGTGCGGAGCCCAATCAAAGCATAGACCTAGTGCTGGGTGCGAAATCGGGAGGCGGCGCATCGACGCAGTACCCTCTCGCGTCAACCACTAATTTTCAGACGCAGGACGGGTACGCGCCCGGTGAGCTGACGAACGTGACCGTAAACACCGATGGGGTCATCTCGGGCCACTACTCCAACGGACAGGTGCTCAGCCTCTACCAGATCAGCCTGGCGAACTTCTACAACCCTTGGGGTCTGCAGCGCGACGGAGGGAACCTCTACACGCAAACCTATAAATCTGGCATCGCGTATACGAACGCCCCCGGAGTTGGCTCTCTGGGGAATATCAACCCTAACTCTCTCGAACAATCAAACGTGGATCTGGCCACCGAGTTCGTCAAGATGATCACAACGGAACGCGGTTACCAGGCAGATTCGAAAGTCATTACCACGACAGACGCGATGCTGCAGGAATTGATGAACATCAAGAGTTCCCCATAACGGGGAGCTTTTTTTGAGTCCCTTTCTCTGTCAATGAAATGACAGAGAAAGCAGTAGCTGTAACGCACAGGGGCAGCCACGGAATGGCATCCAGGCCGCCCCTTCCCGCTCTTTCTCCTAGAACCGCCTGCCTCTGAACGTTTCGACACATCCTTCCCTATCTGGCATACATATTGCTCATCCAGAAGCTGAAGGAGAGACGCATGGCCAAGGAAAAGGATGAAAAGGAAAGAGAAGATAAGGTAAACGGAAACCGGGAAGAGAAATCGGCCGCTGGGCGGGAGGAAGCTCCTCCCAAGAAGAGATCGAAACTCATTCTTGTGCTGCTCCTTCTGGTGGTGTTGCTTCTCGGGGGCAGTGCCGGAACCTATTTCTTTTTTGGCGACCAGATTCTCGAGCGCCTCCTGGCGCACAGCAGCGCAGGCCGCTCGCTGACAAAGAAGGCGGCTGCGGTCGAGGCAAAGAAAGCGAGCCCGGACGGGCCTATCCTGACGCTCGACCCCTTCATTTTCAATCTGGCAGGAAATAGTTCCAGGTTTGCAAAGGTTTCCCTCGCGCTGAGCCTGCAGAACCCGAAAGCCTTTGAAGAGGCCAAAAAGATAGTGCCTGTGCTCAGAGATAAGGCCTTGATGGTCCTCAGCGGCAAAAGCGCCGAGGAACTCATCGATATAAGCAAACGAAATTCGATCAAAATAGAATTGCAGAACGGCCTGAAAGAAGTGTTCAAGGAGAAAGAGGATCTGGAGTCCGTCTACATTACTGACATCATAATTCCATAGGGTGCGGCAGTGAGTCAGCTACTAAGTCAGGACGAGATAGACGCTCTGTTGAAGGGCATTGCCGACGGGGATGTGGCAACCGAGGCGGAACAGACGGCAGTGGCGCCAGAGGAGGATGTACGCCCGTTTGATTTCTCAAGCATGGCGCGAAGCAAGAAAGAGGAACTACCTACGCTCCAGTTTATATATGAAAAATTCGGCAAATCCCTCACCTCTGCCTTGAGCCTGTTCATCGAGCGGGCAGTGGAGGTAAATGCTAGTAAGGTTCAAAATACTGAGTACAAAGAGCTGACCAAGAATCTTCCAGTGCCGACGAATATGAACCTTGTTACTTCGGAGAACCTTAAAGGATTTCTCGTCCTCATCTTCGATGCGAAGCTTATCTTTTCAGTGCTGGAAACCATTTTTGGGGGCTCTCGTCTGTCGGCTCCGAAGATTGAGGGAAGGGAATTCACCAGGATCGAGTTGAAGGTGGTAAAGAAGCTCCTGGAGGTCGTGCTCGCGGAGATGGAGAAAGCCTGGTCGAATGTCTACGACCTGCGCTGCAAGTATTCCCGATCAGAAATGAACCCGAATTACGTTACCGCCATAGCGCCTGAGGAGGTGGTCAGCCTCTGCGAGTTCTCGGTTGCCGTGGATGATATGACCAGCTGGATGAAGGTCTGTGTACCCTACTCGATTCTTGAGCCTATAAAGAATATTCTTGTTCTGGCTCCTTCACGGGAGGATAGGGAGATTAAGCAACGCTGGGAAAAACAACTCAAGAACAGGCTGATGAAAGTTCCTATAGAGCTGACGGCAACCCTCGGGCGGAGGCGGATGTCTCTTCACGAATTTGTAAGCCTCAAGGAAGGAAGCCTGATCCTGGTTGATCGTCATGTAAATGATCCCTTGCACCTGGAGATAGACAACCGGGCACGGCTCAGCGGTAAACTCGGCCTCTTTAAAGGGAACAAAGCGATAAAAGTTGAGCAGATTATAAGGTAGGGAGGAAGAATGGAAAAACTGGTGGAAGAGCCTCAGAACACAACCGAGGCAGGGGGCGCCGCGCTCAACCTCGACAGCCTGCTGGATGTGCCGATCGATATATCTGTCGAAATAGGTCGCACCAAAATGACGATCGGAGAACTTCTTATGTTGAACAAAGGCTCCATCGTTGAATTGAAAAAGGCAGCGGGTGAATCTGTAGACATATTCGTCAACGGCAAGCTGCTGGGGAAAGGCGAAGTGGTCGTCGTTAATGAGAGATTAGGCGTTCGGGTAAATAAGATTGCAGCGCCCTCAGAGAGGGTTCAGAAGCTGGTATGATTGAAGGCATGTACGCCGAGTTCATAAAGGTGATCCTGGTACTGCTGGGATTGCTGGGATGTCTCGGTGCTCTTTACAAGGTGATGGGAAAATACAAGGGGAGCTGGAATTCTAAAGCTACGGGTTGCGGACTCAGAAGAATTGAGACCATACCTCTCGGTTATAAGAAGTTCATCTCTGTGGTGGAGGTCAGAGACCAACTGCTGGTACTGGGTGTGGGGCAGGACACCATCTCGCTGCTTGCCCGGTTGAAAAAGGAGGAGACGCCGCAATGAGGCTTCTCGCGATTTCTTTGATGCTTCTTCTCCTGTTGCCTTCTGTTGCTTTTTTTCCTGGATCGGCCGGCGCAAAGACGGCGACGGCTGAGAAGACTCCTGCAAAAGTTGATCTGATAAGCATGTTCAGCGGGGGGGAGGGTAACAAGAATCTCGTCAATCTCGCCCTGATCTTTACCGTCCTGAGCTTTGCACCGGCGATCCTGCTCCTGATGACCTCGTTTACGCGCATCGTCATAGTGTTGTCCTTTCTGAGACAGGCGATCGGAACACCGACGCTTCCTCCTACACAGGTGATCGTAGGGTTATCGCTCTTTCTGACTTTCTTTATTATGGGACCCACCTTTGAAAGGATTCATGTGAACGCTCTTTCGCCGTACATGAGCAATAAGATTGCGTATGACGATTTCATTGACAAATCATCCAAGGAAATGGGGACGTTCATGTTCAAGTTTGCCAAAGAAAAAGACGTTGCGTTGTTTGCGAACATGGCCGGTCTTGCGCGTCCTAAGAACGAGGGCGATATCCCCTTCCGCGTGCTCGTGCCGGCATTTGCGATAAGCGAGCTCAAGAGAGCCTTTCAGATAGGTTTTCTACTCTACGTACCTTTCCTGATAATCGACATGGTGGTGGCAAGCGTGCTTC is part of the Syntrophorhabdales bacterium genome and harbors:
- a CDS encoding flagellar hook-basal body complex protein, which codes for AGTSQFDVTGFQPANVSATNNQSTTSNYSSSITTYDSLGQPHTVTVYYRKGWQEIAAGVQTNVWEWYAEADGTDTLSKWGYLRFNNNGVLVSGGDPQSIIFNFGGGAEPNQSIDLVLGAKSGGGASTQYPLASTTNFQTQDGYAPGELTNVTVNTDGVISGHYSNGQVLSLYQISLANFYNPWGLQRDGGNLYTQTYKSGIAYTNAPGVGSLGNINPNSLEQSNVDLATEFVKMITTERGYQADSKVITTTDAMLQELMNIKSSP
- a CDS encoding flagellar basal body-associated FliL family protein, translated to MAKEKDEKEREDKVNGNREEKSAAGREEAPPKKRSKLILVLLLLVVLLLGGSAGTYFFFGDQILERLLAHSSAGRSLTKKAAAVEAKKASPDGPILTLDPFIFNLAGNSSRFAKVSLALSLQNPKAFEEAKKIVPVLRDKALMVLSGKSAEELIDISKRNSIKIELQNGLKEVFKEKEDLESVYITDIIIP
- the fliM gene encoding flagellar motor switch protein FliM, yielding MSQLLSQDEIDALLKGIADGDVATEAEQTAVAPEEDVRPFDFSSMARSKKEELPTLQFIYEKFGKSLTSALSLFIERAVEVNASKVQNTEYKELTKNLPVPTNMNLVTSENLKGFLVLIFDAKLIFSVLETIFGGSRLSAPKIEGREFTRIELKVVKKLLEVVLAEMEKAWSNVYDLRCKYSRSEMNPNYVTAIAPEEVVSLCEFSVAVDDMTSWMKVCVPYSILEPIKNILVLAPSREDREIKQRWEKQLKNRLMKVPIELTATLGRRRMSLHEFVSLKEGSLILVDRHVNDPLHLEIDNRARLSGKLGLFKGNKAIKVEQIIR
- the fliN gene encoding flagellar motor switch protein FliN; this encodes MEKLVEEPQNTTEAGGAALNLDSLLDVPIDISVEIGRTKMTIGELLMLNKGSIVELKKAAGESVDIFVNGKLLGKGEVVVVNERLGVRVNKIAAPSERVQKLV
- a CDS encoding flagellar biosynthetic protein FliO → MIEGMYAEFIKVILVLLGLLGCLGALYKVMGKYKGSWNSKATGCGLRRIETIPLGYKKFISVVEVRDQLLVLGVGQDTISLLARLKKEETPQ
- the fliP gene encoding flagellar type III secretion system pore protein FliP (The bacterial flagellar biogenesis protein FliP forms a type III secretion system (T3SS)-type pore required for flagellar assembly.); the encoded protein is MRLLAISLMLLLLLPSVAFFPGSAGAKTATAEKTPAKVDLISMFSGGEGNKNLVNLALIFTVLSFAPAILLLMTSFTRIVIVLSFLRQAIGTPTLPPTQVIVGLSLFLTFFIMGPTFERIHVNALSPYMSNKIAYDDFIDKSSKEMGTFMFKFAKEKDVALFANMAGLARPKNEGDIPFRVLVPAFAISELKRAFQIGFLLYVPFLIIDMVVASVLLSTGMMMLPPIFISLPFKLMLFVLVDGWNLLVGSLVKGFM